One genomic segment of Paraburkholderia phymatum STM815 includes these proteins:
- the ahpF gene encoding alkyl hydroperoxide reductase subunit F, whose amino-acid sequence MLDANLKTQLKAYLEKVSRPIEIVASLDDGTKSQELLALLNDIASLSERVNVIERRGDDERKPSFSIGEPGKTTGIRFAGIPMGHEFTSLVLALLQTGGHPIKLDDAVIQQIRELDGDFAFETYFSLSCQNCPEVVQALNIMALINPRIRHTAIDGALFQNEVESRQIMAVPTMFLNGEVFGQGRSGVKEILAKLDSNAGARAAKELEKKPVFDMLIVGGGPAGAAAAIYSARKGIATGVVAERFGGQVLDTLAIENFVSVQETEGPKFATALEQHVKSYEVDVMDVQRAEALIPGKINEVRLAGGAVLKAKTIVLATGARWREINVPGEREYRNHGVAYCPHCDGPLFKGKRVAVVGGGNSGVEAAIDLAGVVNHVTLIEFGATLRADEVLQRKLRSLPNVVVITQAQTTEITGDGKKVNGLTYTDRVSGESKHVELEGVFVQIGLVPNTEWLKGTVELSKHGEIVVDAKGATSVPGVFAAGDVTTVPFKQIVIAVGEGAKASLAAFDHLIRTSVEDAEDAQAAAMAEV is encoded by the coding sequence ATGCTCGACGCGAATCTGAAGACCCAACTCAAAGCCTACCTCGAGAAAGTCAGTCGTCCTATCGAGATCGTCGCTTCGCTCGACGACGGCACGAAGTCGCAGGAGCTACTGGCGCTGCTGAACGACATTGCGTCGCTGTCGGAACGTGTGAATGTGATCGAACGTCGTGGCGATGACGAGCGCAAGCCGTCGTTTTCGATCGGCGAGCCGGGCAAGACGACGGGCATCCGCTTCGCAGGCATTCCGATGGGGCATGAATTCACGTCGCTGGTTCTCGCACTGCTGCAGACGGGCGGCCACCCGATCAAACTCGACGACGCGGTGATCCAGCAGATTCGCGAACTCGACGGCGACTTCGCGTTCGAAACTTACTTCTCGCTGTCGTGCCAGAACTGCCCGGAAGTCGTGCAGGCGCTCAACATCATGGCGCTGATCAATCCGCGCATCCGCCACACGGCGATCGACGGCGCGCTGTTCCAGAATGAGGTCGAGTCGCGCCAGATCATGGCCGTGCCGACGATGTTCCTGAATGGCGAAGTGTTCGGTCAGGGCCGCAGCGGTGTGAAGGAAATCCTTGCGAAGCTGGATAGCAACGCCGGCGCGCGCGCCGCGAAGGAACTGGAGAAGAAGCCAGTGTTCGACATGCTGATCGTCGGCGGCGGTCCCGCTGGCGCGGCGGCCGCGATTTACTCGGCGCGCAAAGGCATTGCGACGGGCGTGGTCGCGGAACGCTTCGGCGGCCAGGTGCTGGATACGCTGGCGATCGAAAACTTCGTGTCGGTGCAGGAAACAGAAGGGCCGAAGTTCGCCACGGCGCTCGAGCAGCACGTGAAGAGCTACGAAGTCGATGTGATGGACGTGCAGCGCGCCGAAGCGCTGATTCCCGGCAAGATCAACGAAGTGCGCCTCGCGGGCGGCGCCGTGCTGAAGGCGAAGACGATCGTGCTGGCAACGGGCGCGCGCTGGCGCGAGATCAACGTGCCGGGCGAGCGCGAGTACCGCAATCACGGTGTCGCGTACTGCCCGCACTGCGATGGCCCGCTGTTCAAGGGCAAGCGCGTGGCCGTCGTCGGCGGCGGCAACTCGGGCGTCGAGGCGGCGATCGATCTGGCCGGTGTCGTGAATCACGTGACGCTGATCGAATTCGGCGCCACCCTGCGCGCCGACGAAGTGCTGCAACGCAAGCTGCGCAGCCTGCCGAACGTCGTCGTGATCACGCAGGCACAGACGACGGAGATCACGGGCGACGGCAAGAAGGTCAATGGCTTGACGTACACGGATCGCGTGTCGGGCGAGTCGAAGCATGTTGAACTCGAAGGTGTGTTCGTGCAGATCGGTCTCGTGCCGAATACCGAATGGCTGAAGGGCACGGTCGAACTGTCGAAGCACGGCGAGATCGTGGTCGATGCCAAGGGCGCGACCTCGGTGCCAGGCGTATTCGCGGCGGGCGACGTGACGACGGTGCCGTTCAAGCAGATCGTGATCGCCGTGGGCGAGGGCGCGAAGGCATCACTGGCCGCGTTCGATCACCTGATCCGCACGAGCGTCGAAGACGCGGAGGATGCACAGGCGGCGGCGATGGCCGAGGTCTGA
- a CDS encoding DUF3597 domain-containing protein, with protein sequence MSIFGTIVSKIFGKAKPAETLPADPVAPAPVDAPAGAPLTPVTPVSTALTDVDVAAVMDQLAASSPLQLDWRRSIVDLMKLLDVDSSLEHRKQLASELKYGGDTNDSASMNIWLHKQLMTALAANGGKLPADLTS encoded by the coding sequence GTGAGCATCTTTGGAACCATTGTTAGCAAGATCTTCGGCAAGGCGAAGCCGGCCGAGACGCTGCCCGCCGATCCCGTCGCGCCGGCTCCCGTCGACGCGCCGGCTGGCGCGCCCCTTACGCCCGTTACGCCCGTCTCGACTGCGCTCACGGACGTCGATGTCGCAGCCGTGATGGATCAGCTGGCGGCATCGAGTCCGCTGCAGCTCGACTGGCGCCGCTCGATTGTCGATCTGATGAAGCTTCTCGACGTGGACAGCAGCCTCGAGCATCGCAAGCAACTGGCGAGCGAGCTGAAGTACGGCGGCGACACGAACGATTCGGCGTCGATGAACATCTGGCTGCACAAGCAGCTGATGACGGCGCTCGCGGCGAACGGCGGCAAGCTGCCCGCCGACCTGACGAGCTAA
- the cyoB gene encoding cytochrome o ubiquinol oxidase subunit I: MFGNLTLEAIPFDQPIIMGAGALMGLIVLAVAVLLTRTHKWRWLWAEWLTSVDHKRIGVMYIVVAVLMLLRGFADAVMMRLQLALASGGATGYLPPHHYDQIFTAHGVIMIFFMAMALMVGLFNIVVPLQIGARDVAFPFLNSLSFWMTAISAILMNISLVIGEFAQVGWLAYPPLSELQFSPGVGVDYYIWALELSGVGTLITAINFFVTIIKMRAPGMSLMKMPVFTWTALCSNVLIMATFPILTIALALLGLDRYADMHFFTNDAGGNAMLYLNLIWAWGHPEVYILVLPAFGIYSEVISTFAKKPLFGYKTMVYASCAIMVLAFLVWAHHFFTMGSGADVNAFFGIATMIIAIPTGVKIFNWLFTMYRGRLEFTAPVLWTIGFMVTFTIGGMTGVMLAIPGADFVLHNSLFLVAHFHNTIIGGVVFGYLAGVSYWFPKVFGFKLNDRLGKAAFWFWFVGFFVAFTPLYVLGFMGATRRLNHYDNPAWQPLMIIAACGAALIAIGVVCQVTQFVVSIINRNKPEYRDVTGDPWGGRTLEWSISSPPPVYNFATIPVVEELDAFAHMKETGKGLGIQAAYRDIHMPSNTSAGFFIGVFSLAFGFAAVWHIWWLAIVALAAIAATVIGRSFGRDDGYYIPSDVVRTIENKGRTPLPQRADVAPALAEVE, translated from the coding sequence ATGTTCGGCAATCTGACTTTAGAGGCGATTCCGTTCGATCAGCCGATCATCATGGGCGCGGGCGCGCTCATGGGGCTGATCGTGCTGGCCGTCGCCGTGCTTTTGACGCGCACGCACAAGTGGCGCTGGCTGTGGGCCGAATGGCTCACGAGCGTCGATCACAAGCGAATTGGGGTGATGTATATCGTCGTCGCCGTGCTGATGCTGCTGCGCGGTTTCGCCGATGCTGTGATGATGCGGCTGCAACTCGCGCTCGCGAGCGGTGGCGCGACCGGCTATCTGCCGCCGCACCACTATGATCAGATCTTCACCGCGCACGGCGTCATCATGATTTTCTTCATGGCGATGGCGCTGATGGTGGGTCTGTTCAATATTGTCGTGCCGCTGCAGATCGGCGCACGCGACGTCGCGTTCCCGTTCCTGAACTCGCTGTCGTTCTGGATGACGGCAATCAGCGCGATCCTCATGAACATTTCGCTGGTGATCGGCGAGTTCGCGCAGGTCGGCTGGCTTGCGTATCCGCCGCTGTCCGAACTGCAGTTCAGTCCGGGCGTGGGCGTCGATTACTACATCTGGGCGCTGGAACTGTCCGGTGTCGGCACGCTGATTACGGCGATCAACTTTTTCGTCACCATCATCAAGATGCGCGCGCCCGGCATGTCGCTGATGAAGATGCCCGTGTTCACGTGGACGGCGCTGTGCTCGAACGTGCTGATCATGGCGACGTTCCCGATCCTGACGATCGCGCTGGCGTTGCTGGGCCTCGACCGTTACGCCGACATGCACTTCTTCACGAACGATGCCGGCGGCAACGCAATGCTGTACCTGAACCTGATCTGGGCATGGGGCCACCCCGAGGTCTACATCCTGGTTCTGCCCGCGTTCGGCATCTACTCGGAAGTAATCTCGACGTTCGCAAAGAAGCCGCTGTTCGGCTACAAAACGATGGTCTACGCATCGTGCGCGATCATGGTGCTCGCGTTCCTCGTGTGGGCGCACCACTTCTTTACGATGGGCTCCGGCGCTGACGTCAACGCGTTCTTCGGCATCGCGACGATGATCATTGCCATTCCGACAGGCGTGAAGATCTTCAACTGGCTGTTCACGATGTATCGCGGCCGCCTCGAGTTCACGGCGCCCGTGCTATGGACGATCGGCTTCATGGTCACGTTCACGATCGGCGGCATGACGGGCGTGATGCTGGCGATTCCGGGCGCGGACTTCGTGCTGCACAATTCGCTGTTCCTCGTTGCGCACTTCCATAACACGATTATCGGCGGCGTGGTGTTCGGCTATCTGGCGGGCGTCAGCTACTGGTTCCCGAAGGTGTTCGGTTTCAAGCTGAACGACAGGCTCGGCAAGGCTGCGTTCTGGTTCTGGTTCGTTGGCTTCTTCGTGGCGTTCACGCCGCTCTACGTGCTCGGCTTCATGGGTGCGACGCGCCGTCTGAACCACTACGACAATCCCGCATGGCAGCCGCTCATGATCATCGCTGCATGCGGTGCGGCGCTCATCGCGATCGGCGTGGTGTGCCAGGTGACTCAGTTCGTGGTCAGCATCATCAACCGCAACAAGCCGGAGTATCGCGACGTAACGGGCGATCCGTGGGGCGGCCGCACCTTGGAATGGTCGATTTCGTCGCCGCCGCCCGTCTATAACTTCGCGACGATTCCTGTCGTCGAAGAACTCGATGCCTTCGCGCATATGAAGGAGACCGGCAAGGGTCTCGGTATTCAGGCTGCCTATCGGGACATCCACATGCCGTCGAACACGTCCGCCGGCTTCTTTATCGGTGTGTTCAGTCTTGCCTTTGGCTTCGCTGCTGTCTGGCACATCTGGTGGCTGGCGATTGTCGCGCTGGCCGCGATTGCGGCGACCGTGATCGGCCGCAGCTTCGGTCGCGATGACGGCTACTACATTCCGTCCGACGTGGTACGGACGATCGAAAACAAAGGCCGCACGCCGCTTCCGCAACGCGCGGACGTGGCGCCGGCGCTCGCGGAGGTCGAGTGA
- the cyoC gene encoding cytochrome o ubiquinol oxidase subunit III, which produces MLQKVHAATLNEIDGHGHHGESQSVFGFWLYLMTDCVLFASLFAVFAVMAHQFNAGPTGKDLFDIPGVAVETAALLLSSITYGFAMVAARRQNPRAVLGWLAVTFVLGAVFLKLELNEFSHLVAEGAGPSRSAFLSSFFVLVGTHGLHVATGLIWMAVLAVQVARAPQLTQREITRLTCLSLFWHFLDVVWICVFTFVYLGSMY; this is translated from the coding sequence ATGCTGCAAAAAGTCCATGCCGCAACTCTGAACGAGATCGATGGCCACGGTCATCATGGCGAATCGCAGTCGGTGTTCGGCTTCTGGCTCTACCTGATGACCGACTGTGTGCTGTTCGCGTCGCTGTTTGCAGTGTTTGCCGTGATGGCGCACCAGTTCAACGCCGGGCCAACAGGCAAGGATCTGTTCGATATCCCGGGCGTCGCCGTCGAAACGGCAGCGCTGCTGTTGAGCAGCATCACGTACGGCTTCGCAATGGTCGCTGCGCGCCGTCAAAACCCGCGCGCCGTGCTGGGCTGGCTGGCAGTCACGTTCGTGCTCGGCGCCGTGTTTCTCAAGCTGGAGCTCAACGAGTTCTCGCACCTGGTCGCCGAAGGGGCGGGTCCGTCGCGTAGCGCGTTCCTGTCGTCGTTCTTCGTGCTGGTCGGCACGCACGGCCTGCACGTGGCCACGGGTCTGATCTGGATGGCGGTGCTCGCTGTGCAGGTGGCGCGTGCGCCGCAACTGACGCAGCGCGAAATCACGCGTCTCACGTGTCTGAGTCTCTTCTGGCACTTCCTCGATGTCGTGTGGATTTGCGTGTTCACTTTCGTTTATCTCGGGAGCATGTACTGA
- the cyoD gene encoding cytochrome o ubiquinol oxidase subunit IV, with amino-acid sequence MAHSNSHALDAEAGHGGIGGYVVGFVLAVVLTAAAFGIVMQGWLPAAYAPLVLAALAVVQIVVHLVCFLHMSVSTSGQRWNTLALAYTVLAAMFLVFGTVWVMHNVSMNMMSR; translated from the coding sequence ATGGCTCACTCGAATTCCCACGCGCTCGACGCTGAAGCAGGTCATGGCGGTATCGGTGGCTATGTGGTCGGCTTCGTGCTGGCCGTGGTGTTGACTGCCGCGGCGTTCGGCATCGTGATGCAGGGCTGGCTGCCGGCAGCTTACGCTCCGTTGGTGCTAGCCGCGCTCGCCGTCGTGCAGATCGTCGTGCATCTGGTGTGCTTCCTGCACATGAGCGTGTCGACATCGGGCCAACGATGGAACACGCTCGCGCTCGCTTACACGGTGCTGGCCGCTATGTTCCTGGTGTTTGGAACCGTGTGGGTCATGCACAACGTCAGCATGAACATGATGTCGCGCTGA
- a CDS encoding septal ring lytic transglycosylase RlpA family protein, with protein MSSLRIVGLLAIFGLCTGCAQIHQELQASNPTNTVAMPSKLAVTDGVSDETPLTSGHIAVQPKSGALQTGYASWYARKFQGRRTASGERYDNRLLTAAHRTLPLGSYVRVTSLATEKSVVVRVNDRGPFIKGRIIDLSLAAASELGLTRSPSMQVELQRVEKAANSRALSDGSES; from the coding sequence GTGTCGAGTCTGCGCATTGTTGGATTACTAGCGATTTTCGGACTGTGCACCGGCTGCGCTCAAATCCACCAGGAACTTCAGGCATCGAATCCGACCAATACAGTAGCAATGCCGTCGAAGCTCGCCGTCACCGACGGCGTGTCGGACGAGACACCCCTCACGTCTGGTCATATCGCGGTTCAGCCGAAAAGCGGCGCACTTCAAACGGGTTATGCATCGTGGTACGCGCGGAAATTCCAAGGGCGTCGCACAGCGAGTGGTGAACGATACGACAACCGTCTGTTGACAGCGGCACATCGCACGCTGCCGCTGGGCTCGTATGTGCGCGTGACTTCGCTAGCGACCGAGAAATCGGTCGTAGTTCGAGTCAACGATCGCGGGCCATTCATCAAAGGGCGAATCATTGATTTGTCTCTTGCAGCGGCTAGCGAATTGGGTTTGACCCGATCGCCTTCAATGCAAGTGGAGCTTCAACGCGTCGAGAAGGCAGCGAATAGCCGCGCACTGTCCGATGGGTCGGAATCTTGA
- the cyoA gene encoding ubiquinol oxidase subunit II — MLARKTLRGCLVPVSAGLTACLAGCQLEVLDPKGSVGVAEKSLIATATWTMLIVVIPVILLTLLFAWRYRASNKSAVYAPKWAHSTAIELIVWTIPALIILFLGILTWRTTHELDPYKPLESSVKPIDVEVVALDWKWLFIYPDLGIASVNQLAMPVGTPVNFHITSDSVMNSFFIPQLGTQVYAMAGMQTRVHLVADEPGDYAGVSANFSGKGFSDMKFRTLAVSQADFNSWVQKVKASAERLDMDGYYAVAKPSEKNPVRYFSSVDPKLFHNVIAKYNSGHVVDFRDANCATNASKE; from the coding sequence ATGTTAGCCAGAAAAACCTTAAGAGGTTGCCTCGTACCCGTCAGCGCCGGTCTGACGGCGTGTCTTGCGGGATGTCAACTTGAAGTGCTCGACCCGAAAGGCAGTGTCGGCGTCGCCGAAAAATCGCTGATCGCGACGGCAACGTGGACGATGCTGATCGTCGTCATACCCGTCATTCTGTTGACGCTGCTTTTCGCGTGGCGGTATCGCGCGTCGAACAAAAGCGCGGTCTACGCGCCGAAGTGGGCACACTCCACCGCAATCGAATTGATTGTGTGGACGATCCCCGCGCTGATCATCTTGTTCCTCGGCATTCTGACGTGGCGCACCACGCACGAACTGGATCCGTACAAGCCGCTCGAATCGAGCGTGAAGCCCATCGACGTCGAAGTCGTCGCGCTCGACTGGAAGTGGCTCTTCATCTATCCCGATCTCGGCATTGCGTCGGTGAATCAGCTGGCGATGCCCGTCGGCACGCCTGTCAATTTCCATATCACGTCTGACTCGGTGATGAATTCATTCTTCATCCCGCAACTGGGCACGCAGGTGTACGCGATGGCGGGCATGCAGACGCGTGTCCATCTGGTCGCAGACGAACCCGGCGACTACGCGGGTGTGTCGGCGAATTTCAGCGGCAAGGGCTTCTCTGACATGAAGTTCCGCACGCTCGCCGTCAGCCAGGCTGATTTCAACAGCTGGGTGCAGAAGGTCAAGGCATCGGCGGAGCGGCTCGACATGGACGGGTACTACGCCGTCGCCAAACCGAGCGAAAAGAACCCGGTGCGCTATTTCTCGTCGGTGGATCCAAAGCTGTTCCACAACGTGATTGCGAAATACAACAGTGGGCATGTCGTCGATTTCCGTGACGCCAATTGCGCCACGAACGCTTCGAAGGAGTAA
- a CDS encoding branched-chain amino acid ABC transporter substrate-binding protein gives MGCGRKEQPSQHATQDEAGSAEEVVKIGHVGPLTGGSSHLGKDNENGARLAVEDINKTGLVIGGRKVRLELDGEDDAADPKTGTQIAQKFVDEHVVAVIGHLNSGVSIPASRIYNEANIAEISPSSTNPDYTKQGYRSAYRVVATDAQQGPALGGYALRSLGAKTIAVVDDATAYGKGLADEFAKAAQAGGARIVAREATTDKATDFRAILTAIKSAHPDVIMFGGMDSTVGPFIRQAAALGLNTRVLSGDGACTEKVAELAGDSVNILVCSEASLAVSRMPKGAEFQKRFEARFNGPILFNAPFAYDAVYVIADAMRRANTTDAAKVLAALPATDYNGVIGHIAFDAHGDMKAGAITLYHYQDKKKTLLDVVKYGNAST, from the coding sequence ATGGGCTGCGGCAGGAAAGAGCAACCTTCGCAGCACGCAACGCAAGATGAAGCCGGTTCAGCCGAAGAAGTGGTGAAGATCGGACACGTCGGGCCACTGACGGGCGGCAGTAGTCATTTGGGCAAAGACAACGAGAACGGGGCACGTCTTGCCGTCGAAGACATCAACAAGACAGGTCTGGTGATCGGCGGGCGTAAGGTGCGGCTCGAACTGGACGGTGAGGACGATGCGGCGGATCCGAAGACGGGCACGCAGATCGCGCAAAAGTTCGTCGACGAGCATGTGGTTGCCGTCATCGGCCACCTGAACTCCGGTGTGTCGATTCCAGCGTCGCGCATCTACAACGAGGCGAATATCGCGGAGATTTCACCGTCTTCCACCAATCCAGACTATACGAAGCAGGGCTACAGGAGCGCGTACCGCGTAGTCGCGACGGACGCGCAACAGGGGCCCGCGCTCGGGGGCTATGCGCTGAGATCGTTGGGTGCGAAGACGATTGCCGTCGTCGACGATGCGACGGCCTACGGCAAGGGGCTTGCCGACGAGTTCGCGAAGGCCGCGCAGGCGGGCGGCGCGCGCATCGTCGCGCGCGAGGCAACCACCGACAAGGCCACCGATTTCCGCGCCATTCTCACCGCCATCAAGAGCGCGCATCCCGACGTGATCATGTTCGGCGGCATGGATTCGACGGTTGGACCATTCATTCGGCAAGCGGCTGCGCTTGGCTTGAATACGAGGGTCCTGAGCGGCGATGGCGCATGCACCGAGAAAGTGGCCGAGCTTGCTGGCGACTCGGTGAACATCCTGGTATGTTCCGAAGCGAGTCTTGCTGTTTCCCGCATGCCGAAGGGCGCGGAGTTCCAGAAGCGCTTCGAGGCTCGCTTCAATGGCCCCATTTTGTTCAACGCCCCGTTCGCGTACGACGCGGTTTATGTGATCGCCGATGCGATGAGGCGAGCCAACACGACGGACGCCGCGAAGGTCCTCGCGGCGTTGCCCGCCACCGATTACAACGGCGTGATCGGCCATATCGCATTCGATGCACACGGCGACATGAAGGCAGGCGCGATCACGCTGTATCACTACCAGGACAAAAAGAAGACGCTGCTTGATGTCGTGAAGTACGGCAACGCTTCCACCTGA
- a CDS encoding OmpA family protein, protein MKKLLTLAACAVSLSMLAACGGLDRSKEETLNKQAGIEVTQTKEGVQVRLPEKVLFNFNESSLRPDAATALSRVVVVLNRTHKPMIIEGHTDNVGTREYNQQLSEARAKSVADELERRGISASRITLKGYAFDRPVADNNTPEGRARNRRTEIVVMGESLEAVMGK, encoded by the coding sequence ATGAAGAAACTGTTGACCCTCGCAGCCTGTGCCGTTTCCCTGTCGATGCTCGCCGCGTGCGGCGGCCTGGATCGAAGCAAGGAAGAAACGCTGAACAAGCAGGCCGGCATTGAAGTGACCCAGACGAAGGAAGGCGTACAGGTTCGCCTACCCGAAAAAGTGCTGTTCAACTTCAACGAATCGAGCTTGCGGCCCGACGCCGCGACTGCGCTCTCGCGCGTGGTCGTCGTGCTGAACCGCACGCACAAGCCAATGATCATCGAAGGCCACACAGACAACGTCGGCACGCGCGAATACAACCAGCAGTTGTCCGAAGCCCGCGCGAAGTCGGTTGCCGACGAACTCGAACGCCGCGGTATCAGCGCGTCGCGTATCACGCTGAAGGGCTATGCGTTCGATCGTCCCGTCGCGGATAACAACACGCCGGAAGGCCGCGCACGCAATCGCCGCACGGAGATCGTCGTAATGGGCGAATCGCTCGAAGCAGTGATGGGCAAGTAA